From the Paludisphaera mucosa genome, one window contains:
- a CDS encoding transporter: MLRTQPVGGGWPRARRLALAAAALALCAQAAGQGAAPPTAPGADYASLATEFDPGPGSEEPEFFAGRGDAPEAPRIETSLLGAAVDSIFGDAYAPGRWHPLPLRTFFSEGWNEAWAGAPAGKNGTSPRHGWLGAFQGVFYRLWFVEFGYAHGVDVPRGSQRYTGDYTLFLPLNRRFEVMIQAPFLMANGTVDPLRGYASGVGDLRFAPKLMLSESEGLSQTLSMLIRVPTGSTTLGEGIASLDPRYEFWSNPFGSWVVRGGGGPSIPLNPHHAAATTTLIGDAAIGRFFRPHDVPFGDLVVYAACNYKVPLRGDVTSTYVGVGPGTRFHVGRNYFLLHYWEFAVAGAHPQDYTVQSALLKIF; the protein is encoded by the coding sequence GTGCTGAGGACGCAGCCCGTAGGCGGAGGGTGGCCGAGAGCGAGGCGGCTGGCCCTGGCCGCCGCGGCGCTGGCCCTGTGCGCCCAGGCCGCAGGGCAGGGGGCGGCCCCGCCGACGGCCCCCGGCGCCGACTACGCGTCGCTGGCGACCGAGTTCGACCCCGGGCCGGGCTCCGAGGAGCCGGAGTTCTTCGCGGGCCGGGGCGACGCGCCCGAGGCCCCCAGGATCGAGACCAGCCTGCTCGGCGCGGCGGTCGACTCGATCTTCGGCGACGCCTACGCCCCCGGCCGCTGGCACCCCCTGCCGCTGCGGACGTTCTTCTCCGAAGGCTGGAACGAGGCCTGGGCGGGGGCCCCGGCGGGGAAGAACGGGACGTCGCCCCGCCACGGCTGGCTGGGGGCTTTCCAGGGGGTCTTCTACCGCCTCTGGTTCGTCGAGTTCGGGTATGCCCACGGCGTCGACGTCCCCCGCGGGAGCCAGCGCTATACGGGCGACTACACGCTGTTCCTACCTCTGAACCGGCGGTTCGAGGTGATGATCCAGGCGCCCTTCCTCATGGCGAATGGAACGGTCGACCCCCTGCGGGGCTACGCCTCGGGCGTCGGCGACCTGCGATTCGCCCCCAAGCTGATGCTGAGCGAGAGCGAGGGCCTGTCGCAGACCCTGTCGATGCTGATCCGGGTCCCCACCGGCTCGACGACGCTCGGCGAGGGGATCGCGTCGCTCGACCCGCGCTACGAGTTCTGGTCCAACCCGTTCGGCTCGTGGGTGGTTCGGGGCGGGGGCGGACCGAGCATCCCGCTGAACCCGCACCACGCCGCCGCGACGACCACCCTCATCGGCGACGCCGCCATCGGCCGCTTCTTCCGTCCCCACGACGTCCCCTTCGGCGACCTCGTGGTCTACGCGGCGTGCAACTACAAGGTCCCGCTGCGGGGCGACGTCACCTCGACCTACGTGGGGGTCGGCCCGGGGACGCGGTTCCACGTCGGGCGGAACTATTTCCTGCTGCACTACTGGGAGTTCGCCGTCGCCGGCGCGCACCCGCAGGACTACACGGTGCAGTCGGCTCTCCTGAAGATCTTCTGA
- the ftsY gene encoding signal recognition particle-docking protein FtsY: MAIKGILERFKKGLAKTAQLFNVRSWLGRKVDQAFLDELEGRLIQADVGVAATARIIDSVREAFAEKTADEELVGFVKDQLKELLRDPSPDALLVASKKPSVYLIAGVNGSGKTTSIAKLAQRLRDQDKSVVLAACDTFRAAAADQLSIWAGRAGCEIVRGAPGADPASVAHDACQRALARGSEILIVDTAGRLHTQTHLMRELEKIKSVVQRQIPGAPHEVLLVLDGTNGQNAIRQAEVFTKSIGCTGVILTKLDGTAKGGVVVAVRQTMKLPIKFLGVGEGIEDFQPFDADAFVESLFS, translated from the coding sequence ATGGCGATCAAAGGGATCCTGGAGCGGTTCAAGAAGGGGCTGGCCAAGACGGCGCAGTTGTTCAACGTCCGGTCGTGGCTGGGCCGGAAGGTGGACCAGGCGTTCCTCGACGAGCTGGAAGGGCGGCTGATCCAGGCCGACGTCGGCGTGGCGGCGACCGCGCGGATCATCGACTCGGTGCGCGAGGCGTTCGCCGAGAAGACGGCCGACGAGGAGTTGGTGGGCTTCGTCAAGGACCAGCTCAAGGAGCTGCTGCGCGACCCCAGCCCCGACGCCCTGCTCGTGGCCTCCAAGAAGCCGAGCGTCTACCTGATCGCCGGCGTCAACGGCTCGGGCAAGACGACGTCGATCGCCAAGCTGGCCCAGCGGCTGCGGGACCAGGACAAGTCGGTCGTCCTGGCCGCCTGCGACACCTTCCGCGCCGCGGCCGCCGACCAGCTCTCGATCTGGGCCGGCCGCGCCGGCTGCGAGATCGTCCGGGGGGCGCCGGGGGCCGACCCGGCGAGCGTCGCGCACGACGCCTGCCAGCGGGCCCTGGCGCGGGGGAGCGAGATCCTCATCGTCGATACGGCCGGCCGGCTCCACACCCAGACGCACCTGATGCGCGAGCTGGAGAAGATCAAGTCGGTCGTCCAGCGCCAGATCCCGGGCGCGCCGCACGAGGTCCTGCTCGTCCTCGACGGCACCAACGGCCAGAACGCCATCCGTCAGGCGGAGGTCTTCACCAAGAGCATCGGCTGCACGGGGGTGATCCTGACCAAGCTCGACGGCACGGCCAAGGGGGGCGTCGTCGTGGCCGTCCGCCAGACCATGAAGCTGCCCATCAAGTTCCTGGGCGTGGGCGAGGGGATCGAGGACTTCCAGCCCTTCGACGCCGACGCCTTCGTCGAGTCGCTCTTCTCCTGA
- a CDS encoding FliG C-terminal domain-containing protein, with translation MNASTPSARPSHRRDAGAEPSRDDLDAPAEALGPAPAAAEAPSTASIPALRKAAIVLVSLEQSLSTQMLAHLDRDAVEAVTWEIARMERVDPAEQAVVLEEFLRLGLRRLCFVFEDLLRMGDREIRAAFRGEDAEAWALALAGSAPPLRAKVLGALNASAAHTLQRHLENLGPFRLSDTEVAQVEIAERLRILYDQGAIDLPDPSGREEVLV, from the coding sequence ATGAACGCGTCGACCCCGTCCGCCCGTCCGAGCCACCGCCGCGACGCCGGCGCCGAGCCGTCGCGCGACGACCTCGACGCGCCCGCCGAAGCCCTGGGCCCGGCCCCCGCGGCCGCCGAGGCCCCGTCGACGGCCTCGATCCCGGCCCTGCGCAAGGCGGCCATCGTCCTCGTCAGCCTGGAGCAGTCGCTGTCGACCCAGATGCTCGCGCACCTCGACCGCGACGCCGTCGAGGCCGTGACCTGGGAGATCGCCCGCATGGAGCGCGTCGACCCGGCCGAGCAGGCCGTCGTCCTGGAGGAGTTCCTCCGCCTCGGCCTGCGGCGCCTCTGCTTCGTCTTCGAAGACCTGCTCCGCATGGGCGACCGCGAGATCCGCGCCGCCTTCCGCGGCGAGGACGCCGAGGCCTGGGCCCTGGCCCTCGCCGGCTCGGCCCCGCCGCTCCGCGCCAAGGTGCTCGGCGCCCTGAACGCCTCGGCCGCCCACACGCTCCAGCGCCACCTGGAGAACCTCGGCCCGTTCCGGCTCTCCGACACGGAGGTCGCGCAGGTCGAGATCGCCGAACGGCTCCGGATCCTCTACGACCAGGGCGCGATCGACCTGCCCGATCCCAGCGGCCGCGAGGAAGTGCTGGTCTGA
- a CDS encoding flagellar biosynthetic protein FliO, whose protein sequence is MARAKAPILILALMLATAPAVRAQDAAPDSKTARPTLASKRARTSFAPVSQSWWLGTAFMILVLGVAGAVCIAAKHQGAGNSPVKLQVVGRVALPPKHAVFAVKAGGRTLLIGTGPQGAPSLLGELEDDEPDATTSTLARVDAAAPLASRRPIPAPGRFDVRIGDES, encoded by the coding sequence ATGGCTCGAGCCAAGGCCCCCATCCTGATCCTCGCCCTGATGCTGGCGACCGCCCCGGCCGTCCGGGCGCAGGACGCGGCGCCCGATTCGAAGACGGCCCGGCCGACGCTCGCGAGCAAGCGGGCCCGGACGTCCTTCGCCCCCGTCTCGCAGAGCTGGTGGCTGGGGACGGCCTTCATGATCCTGGTCCTGGGCGTCGCCGGGGCGGTCTGCATCGCCGCGAAGCACCAGGGCGCCGGCAACTCGCCGGTCAAGCTCCAGGTCGTCGGCCGCGTCGCGCTCCCGCCCAAGCACGCCGTCTTCGCCGTCAAGGCCGGCGGCCGCACGCTCCTGATCGGCACCGGCCCCCAGGGCGCCCCTTCGCTCCTCGGCGAGCTGGAGGACGACGAGCCGGACGCCACCACCTCGACCCTGGCCCGCGTCGACGCGGCGGCCCCCCTCGCGTCCCGCCGCCCGATCCCCGCGCCCGGCCGCTTCGACGTCCGGATCGGAGACGAATCATGA
- a CDS encoding flagellar type III secretion system pore protein FliP: MGGLLLLFLTIAGPCFAQAPTGAGRKTVTRLNEPAAVTEPASAAEKPAPAFNPADAARTVQSIVLFGAVSLAPVALLMITPFVRINIVLILLRQALGSPQVPGNQVLTALALLLSALIMRPVAERVYADAVQPYVAGRTGAVEAWNAGSAPIKTFMVDQIVMTNHQDYLTTLHDRSRPATPGAAQPERPEDFAIGVVAPAYILSELTTALKIGFMLYLPFLVIDLVVSAVLAAMGLFMLPPTLISTPAKLIVFVLADGWLLVADMLLAGFSA, encoded by the coding sequence ATGGGCGGGCTCCTGCTGCTCTTCCTCACGATCGCCGGGCCTTGCTTCGCGCAGGCCCCGACGGGGGCGGGACGCAAGACGGTGACGCGCCTGAACGAGCCGGCCGCGGTCACGGAGCCGGCGTCGGCCGCCGAGAAGCCGGCGCCCGCGTTCAACCCGGCCGACGCGGCCCGCACGGTGCAGTCGATCGTCCTCTTCGGCGCGGTCTCGCTGGCGCCGGTCGCGCTCCTGATGATCACGCCGTTCGTGCGGATCAACATCGTCCTGATCCTGCTCCGGCAGGCGCTCGGCAGCCCGCAGGTGCCCGGCAATCAGGTGCTGACGGCGTTGGCCCTCTTGCTCAGCGCGCTGATCATGCGTCCGGTTGCCGAGCGGGTGTACGCCGACGCGGTCCAGCCCTACGTCGCCGGCCGGACGGGCGCGGTCGAGGCCTGGAATGCGGGCTCGGCCCCGATCAAGACGTTCATGGTCGACCAGATCGTCATGACGAATCATCAGGACTACCTGACGACCCTCCACGATCGCTCCCGCCCCGCCACCCCCGGCGCGGCCCAGCCGGAACGCCCGGAGGACTTCGCGATCGGCGTCGTCGCGCCGGCGTACATCCTCAGCGAGCTGACGACCGCCCTGAAGATCGGTTTCATGCTCTATCTGCCGTTCCTGGTGATCGACCTGGTGGTCTCGGCGGTCCTGGCGGCGATGGGGCTGTTCATGCTGCCGCCGACGCTGATCTCGACCCCCGCGAAGCTCATCGTCTTCGTCCTGGCCGACGGCTGGCTGCTCGTGGCCGACATGCTCCTCGCCGGCTTCTCGGCGTAG
- a CDS encoding flagellar biosynthetic protein FliQ produces MDVNQALDWTREALRLTLLLGGPLLAAALVVGLAVNILQTLTQLNEPVVGLVPRLVAVIVATLILLPWLAARWIDFTVDLIGSIPDML; encoded by the coding sequence GTGGACGTCAACCAGGCCCTCGATTGGACGCGCGAGGCGCTCCGGCTCACCCTGCTGCTCGGCGGCCCCTTGCTGGCCGCGGCCCTGGTGGTCGGGCTGGCGGTGAACATCCTCCAGACGCTGACCCAGCTCAACGAGCCGGTCGTCGGCCTGGTGCCCCGGCTGGTGGCGGTGATCGTGGCGACGCTGATCCTGCTCCCCTGGCTGGCCGCCCGCTGGATCGACTTCACGGTCGACCTGATCGGCTCGATCCCGGACATGCTCTAG
- a CDS encoding flagellar biosynthetic protein FliR, which produces MGDIPFDVGWYTANAAASALIAARAAGVCFTAPVLAAPGIDWRFRVVAALALGAWMTPLAAATVASPASPFGLGWLVVNELLVGGLIGLSASLVVAGAKQAGELVAVQAGLATASLFDPETGEELTALGHLYGLIAIATFLAMDGPLVMVDALLQSFQTIPAGRLVFERSTAQAMFAQAAEALKLALRAAAPPAVALATAGVALGWLGRMAPSVPLMALSLPIRAALGVLLVMASLAALAACLDGAWIAWARGGL; this is translated from the coding sequence ATGGGCGACATCCCGTTCGACGTCGGCTGGTACACCGCGAACGCGGCGGCGTCCGCCCTGATCGCGGCCCGCGCGGCGGGCGTCTGCTTCACGGCCCCGGTCCTCGCCGCGCCCGGGATCGACTGGCGATTCCGCGTCGTGGCGGCCCTGGCGCTCGGGGCCTGGATGACGCCCCTGGCCGCGGCGACGGTCGCCTCGCCCGCGTCGCCGTTCGGCCTCGGCTGGCTGGTCGTCAACGAGCTGCTGGTCGGGGGCCTGATCGGCCTGTCGGCGTCGCTCGTCGTCGCCGGCGCCAAGCAGGCGGGGGAACTCGTGGCGGTCCAGGCGGGGCTGGCGACGGCGTCGCTGTTCGACCCCGAGACGGGCGAGGAGCTGACGGCGCTCGGCCACCTCTACGGCCTGATCGCGATCGCGACCTTCCTGGCGATGGACGGCCCGCTGGTCATGGTCGACGCCCTGCTCCAGAGCTTCCAGACGATCCCGGCGGGCCGGCTCGTCTTCGAGCGGAGCACGGCCCAGGCGATGTTCGCGCAGGCGGCTGAGGCGCTCAAGCTGGCCCTCCGAGCCGCCGCGCCGCCGGCGGTCGCGCTGGCGACGGCCGGCGTGGCGCTCGGCTGGCTCGGCCGGATGGCCCCGAGCGTCCCCCTGATGGCGCTCTCGTTGCCGATCCGCGCGGCCCTGGGCGTGCTGCTCGTCATGGCGAGCCTCGCCGCGCTAGCCGCCTGTTTAGACGGCGCGTGGATCGCCTGGGCACGCGGCGGGCTTTGA
- a CDS encoding EscU/YscU/HrcU family type III secretion system export apparatus switch protein, with protein sequence MSEDRTQPASPRRRQLAREQGQAAHSPELTAAAGWLVAVTLLTCFGSSMSGSLVDLVRSPLVGPAARLEDAVDLAWLVRDAVVAVASPVAILLVGFAAGAFAAHQGQTRGLWSPALIAPDPSRLWRVGRGGGIGAGVERSVWSVVKALILASVVVWAVRSRWGALQGLSFLDFPDAARGALSILLAPAWALAAAMLAVGVVDYGLRSARFEAMLQTTPEEQREDLRTIEGDPKARASRRRLAQAWRDGTPELLEGASLVLLGDAGLVVVLAGGPPPRKVFVRVIGQGRSGGSIRKAAVRAKLPQRDAAQLALRIASRAEAASPRAAIADPLLIAQLRAAWPTA encoded by the coding sequence ATGTCGGAAGACCGCACGCAGCCCGCATCCCCCCGACGCCGACAGCTCGCCCGCGAGCAGGGCCAGGCCGCGCACAGCCCCGAATTGACGGCCGCCGCCGGCTGGCTGGTCGCCGTCACGCTGCTGACGTGCTTCGGATCCTCCATGTCGGGATCGCTCGTCGACCTCGTGCGGTCACCGTTGGTCGGTCCCGCCGCGCGGCTGGAGGACGCCGTCGACCTCGCATGGCTGGTGCGTGACGCGGTTGTCGCCGTCGCGTCGCCCGTCGCCATTCTGCTCGTCGGCTTCGCGGCCGGCGCATTCGCGGCGCATCAGGGCCAGACCCGCGGCCTCTGGTCGCCCGCGCTCATCGCCCCCGACCCCTCGCGGCTCTGGCGCGTCGGCCGCGGCGGCGGGATCGGCGCCGGCGTGGAGCGCAGCGTCTGGTCGGTCGTGAAGGCCCTGATCCTGGCGAGCGTGGTCGTCTGGGCCGTCCGCTCGCGCTGGGGCGCCCTGCAAGGTCTGAGCTTCCTCGACTTCCCCGACGCCGCGCGGGGGGCCTTGTCGATCCTCCTCGCCCCGGCGTGGGCGCTGGCGGCGGCGATGCTCGCCGTGGGGGTCGTCGACTACGGGCTGCGGTCCGCCCGATTCGAGGCCATGCTGCAGACGACGCCCGAGGAGCAGCGCGAGGACCTGCGGACGATCGAGGGCGATCCCAAGGCCCGCGCCTCGCGGCGTCGGCTCGCCCAGGCGTGGCGCGACGGAACGCCCGAGCTGCTCGAAGGCGCCTCGCTCGTCCTGCTGGGCGACGCCGGCCTGGTGGTCGTGCTCGCCGGCGGCCCGCCGCCGCGCAAGGTCTTCGTGCGGGTGATCGGCCAGGGGAGGTCGGGCGGGTCGATCCGCAAGGCGGCCGTCCGGGCGAAGCTCCCGCAGCGCGACGCCGCGCAACTGGCCCTGCGGATCGCCTCGCGGGCGGAGGCCGCCTCGCCCCGGGCCGCGATCGCCGATCCCCTTCTGATCGCCCAGCTTCGCGCCGCGTGGCCGACCGCCTGA
- a CDS encoding flagellar biosynthesis protein FlhA — MPPSTSGSSAAWRAASGLVLPITIVGAVLVFVVPVSPDVLDLLLAANLTLAVLVLLTTLAIRSPQEFSAFPTILLTTTLTRLVLNVATTRLILTRGGEHGVDAAGTVIRAFGEFVARDQVLVGVILFVILVVIQFVVITKGATRISEVAARFMLDGLPGRQMAIDSDLHAGLIDQHQAHARRDEVYRQADFFGAMDGAGKFVRGDAVAGVVILLVNIAGGLFIGVVQNGMDFGKAVDVFTKLTIGDGLVSQVPAFLISLAAGLIVTRSSSASDLGRDVVGQLTRNPSVLGVSSAFLGLLAFTPLPKIPLLTIAAVLGWRAYRLRGTGPGEMDAEHHESRPAPRRAARAEEPRAENEPGPRPTATAAEPTRITGDAASDDMENLLHVDLLELEIGYRLISLADSTRGGNLLERLRTVRQDVARELGLIVPQVRIHDEIGLSAHEYRVKIRGTVVGAGSAYAGRLLAIPPAGLGDRPEGREAVDPATGQAAVWIHAEGREVAELAGCKILDASAVVAAHFGEIVRSHADELLTRDQIERLLDRVRTTAPTLANEVVPGLLRPGELQRLLQNLLREQVSVRDLETILETMAVHAGKPKDVESLTELARQSLARQITESHRSTDGRLRVVTLSQDLNTRLTIVAAQSEAHPSEALGDETVRSILRAVAQGVGALIDVGLPPIVLTSASARAVLKDLTRADLPRLVVLSQREIPRDTPVEVLGTIVEEPTEADEPAEPAVDPVTFATTEAFA, encoded by the coding sequence ATGCCTCCCTCGACGTCCGGTAGTTCCGCCGCCTGGAGAGCCGCCTCGGGGCTGGTCTTGCCGATCACCATCGTCGGCGCCGTCCTCGTGTTCGTCGTGCCCGTCTCGCCCGACGTGCTCGACCTGCTGCTCGCGGCCAACCTGACGCTGGCGGTCCTGGTGCTGCTGACGACGCTGGCGATCCGCTCGCCGCAGGAGTTCAGCGCCTTCCCGACGATCCTGCTGACCACGACGCTGACCCGGCTGGTGCTCAACGTCGCCACCACGCGGCTGATCCTGACCCGCGGCGGCGAGCACGGCGTCGACGCGGCCGGCACGGTCATCCGGGCCTTCGGCGAGTTCGTGGCGCGGGACCAGGTGCTCGTCGGCGTGATCCTGTTCGTCATCCTGGTCGTCATCCAGTTCGTGGTCATCACGAAGGGGGCCACGCGGATCAGCGAGGTCGCCGCGCGGTTCATGCTCGACGGCCTGCCGGGCCGCCAGATGGCGATCGACTCCGACCTGCACGCCGGGCTCATCGACCAGCACCAGGCCCACGCCCGGCGCGACGAGGTCTATCGCCAGGCGGACTTCTTCGGGGCGATGGACGGCGCCGGCAAGTTCGTCCGGGGCGACGCGGTGGCGGGCGTGGTGATCCTGCTGGTGAACATCGCCGGCGGCCTGTTCATCGGCGTCGTCCAGAACGGGATGGACTTCGGCAAGGCCGTCGACGTCTTCACGAAGCTGACGATCGGCGACGGCCTGGTGAGCCAGGTGCCGGCGTTCCTGATCTCGCTGGCGGCCGGCCTGATCGTCACGCGGTCGTCGTCGGCCAGCGACCTGGGCCGCGACGTCGTCGGCCAGCTCACGCGGAACCCGAGCGTCCTGGGGGTCTCGTCGGCCTTCCTCGGGCTGCTCGCCTTCACGCCGCTCCCCAAGATCCCCCTGCTCACGATCGCGGCCGTCCTCGGCTGGCGGGCCTACCGCCTGCGCGGGACGGGCCCCGGCGAGATGGACGCCGAGCACCACGAGTCCCGCCCGGCCCCGCGCCGGGCCGCCCGCGCCGAGGAACCTCGCGCCGAGAACGAGCCGGGCCCGCGCCCGACGGCGACGGCGGCCGAGCCGACCCGCATCACGGGCGACGCGGCGTCGGACGACATGGAGAACCTGCTGCACGTCGACCTGCTGGAGCTGGAGATCGGCTATCGGCTCATCAGCCTGGCCGACTCGACTCGCGGCGGCAACCTGCTGGAGCGGCTGCGGACCGTCCGCCAGGACGTGGCCCGCGAGCTGGGCCTGATCGTCCCCCAGGTCCGCATCCACGACGAGATCGGCCTCTCGGCGCACGAGTACCGCGTGAAGATCCGCGGGACCGTGGTCGGCGCGGGCTCGGCCTACGCCGGGCGGCTGCTGGCGATCCCGCCGGCCGGCCTGGGCGACCGCCCCGAGGGCCGCGAGGCCGTCGACCCCGCCACCGGTCAGGCCGCCGTCTGGATCCACGCCGAGGGCCGCGAGGTCGCCGAGCTGGCCGGCTGCAAGATCCTCGACGCGTCGGCCGTCGTCGCCGCCCACTTCGGCGAGATCGTCCGCAGCCACGCCGACGAGCTGCTCACCCGAGACCAGATCGAACGCCTCCTCGACCGCGTCCGGACCACGGCGCCCACGCTCGCGAACGAGGTCGTCCCCGGCCTGCTCCGGCCCGGCGAGCTGCAGCGCCTGCTGCAGAACCTGCTGCGCGAGCAGGTGAGCGTCCGCGACCTGGAGACGATCCTGGAGACGATGGCCGTCCACGCCGGCAAGCCGAAGGACGTCGAGTCGCTGACCGAGCTGGCGCGGCAGAGCCTGGCGCGGCAGATCACCGAGAGCCACCGCTCGACCGACGGCCGGCTCCGCGTCGTCACGCTCTCGCAGGACCTCAACACCCGGCTCACGATCGTGGCCGCGCAGTCCGAGGCGCACCCGTCGGAGGCCCTGGGCGACGAGACGGTCCGCAGCATCCTCCGCGCCGTGGCCCAGGGGGTCGGAGCCCTGATCGACGTCGGCCTGCCGCCGATCGTCCTGACCTCGGCCTCGGCCCGCGCCGTGCTCAAGGACCTGACCCGGGCCGACCTGCCCCGGCTGGTCGTCCTCAGCCAGCGCGAGATCCCTCGCGACACGCCCGTCGAGGTGCTGGGGACGATCGTCGAGGAGCCGACCGAGGCCGACGAGCCGGCCGAGCCCGCCGTCGACCCGGTGACGTTCGCCACGACCGAGGCGTTCGCATGA
- a CDS encoding flagellar GTP-binding protein, whose translation MTFERPARRATGSDLEARTYRGRTMREALARVRRDLGGDAVILAAREVRRRRLFGLGPGATVEVDASSPTADWVAAPPESRPPRGLGTDLGRVHAMVGALSRRGLMEQWSPDLPAELASAYARLLEADAPEAFARALVREAAASATAEDLSTPAPARAAVRRVLEDALAVASPIRAVSGTRRVVALVGPTGVGKTTTIAKLAATLKLQQGVRVGLLTVDAYRIAAVEQLKTYADIIDVPLAAGDDPDSARRGLDELGPVDVVLVDTAGRSPRDGEKIRELGELLARLRPDEVHLVLSAATSARGLGAAADLFAPARPDRLILTKLDEAETLGPLLAVLGRADRPVSYLATGQAVPDDVEAASRGRLARLILGEEPIA comes from the coding sequence ATGACCTTCGAACGGCCCGCGAGGCGGGCGACGGGGAGCGACCTGGAGGCCAGGACCTATCGCGGCCGGACGATGCGGGAGGCGTTGGCGCGGGTGCGCCGGGACCTCGGCGGCGACGCCGTGATCCTCGCCGCCCGCGAGGTCCGCCGCCGCCGGCTGTTCGGCCTCGGGCCGGGCGCGACGGTCGAGGTCGACGCCTCGTCGCCGACCGCCGACTGGGTCGCGGCCCCTCCGGAATCGCGGCCCCCGCGCGGACTGGGGACCGACCTGGGTCGCGTCCACGCGATGGTCGGCGCGCTGAGCCGCCGCGGCCTGATGGAACAATGGTCGCCCGACCTGCCCGCCGAGCTGGCCTCGGCCTACGCACGACTCCTGGAAGCCGACGCGCCCGAGGCGTTCGCCCGGGCGCTCGTCCGCGAGGCCGCCGCCTCCGCCACGGCCGAGGACCTGTCGACCCCCGCCCCGGCCCGCGCGGCCGTCCGGCGCGTCCTGGAGGACGCGCTGGCCGTGGCCTCGCCGATCCGGGCGGTCTCGGGGACGCGGCGGGTCGTCGCCCTGGTTGGCCCGACCGGCGTCGGCAAGACGACGACGATCGCCAAGCTCGCCGCGACGCTCAAGCTCCAGCAGGGCGTGCGCGTGGGCCTCCTCACGGTCGACGCCTACCGCATCGCGGCCGTCGAACAACTCAAAACCTACGCCGACATCATCGACGTCCCGCTGGCGGCCGGCGACGACCCGGACTCGGCCCGCCGCGGGCTCGACGAACTCGGTCCGGTCGACGTGGTCCTGGTGGACACCGCCGGCCGGAGCCCCCGGGACGGCGAGAAGATCCGCGAGCTGGGCGAGCTGCTGGCTCGGCTGCGGCCCGACGAGGTCCACCTGGTCCTCAGCGCGGCGACGTCGGCGCGGGGCCTGGGCGCGGCGGCCGACCTGTTCGCCCCGGCGCGGCCGGACCGCTTGATCTTGACCAAGCTCGACGAAGCCGAGACCCTGGGGCCGCTCCTGGCGGTCCTGGGCCGGGCCGACCGCCCCGTCAGCTACCTGGCGACGGGGCAGGCCGTCCCGGACGACGTCGAAGCCGCCTCGCGGGGCCGCCTCGCCCGGCTGATCCTGGGCGAAGAACCGATCGCATGA
- a CDS encoding FliA/WhiG family RNA polymerase sigma factor, with amino-acid sequence MSTKVDVDVTELWREFKEQPTTELRNQLVERYLALVKYNAERIWQRLPEGVDLDDLISAGVFGLMDAIDAFDLTRGVKFETYCVPRIRGAMLDELRTMDWVPRLVRSKATKMEEARKELEARHGRPPTGPELAERLGLPMEEFEKMAIDANAVGLISLNKKWYETDSYKDVREIDILEDKKGEDPTRRLQRKDLMRMVTKGLNRNERLIIILYYYEELTMKEIGATLDLSESRVSQMHSSIIQRLQSQLSFRRPEFGT; translated from the coding sequence ATGTCAACCAAGGTGGATGTGGATGTGACCGAACTCTGGCGGGAGTTCAAGGAACAGCCCACCACGGAGCTGCGGAACCAGCTGGTCGAGCGTTACTTGGCCCTCGTCAAGTACAACGCCGAGCGCATCTGGCAGCGGCTGCCCGAAGGGGTCGACCTGGACGACCTGATCTCGGCGGGCGTCTTCGGCCTGATGGACGCGATCGACGCGTTCGACTTGACCCGCGGCGTCAAGTTCGAGACCTACTGCGTACCCCGAATCCGCGGCGCCATGCTCGACGAGCTGCGCACCATGGACTGGGTGCCCCGGCTGGTGCGCTCCAAGGCCACCAAGATGGAAGAGGCCCGCAAGGAGCTGGAGGCCCGCCACGGCCGCCCGCCCACGGGTCCCGAGCTGGCCGAGCGGCTCGGCCTGCCGATGGAGGAGTTCGAGAAGATGGCGATCGACGCCAACGCCGTCGGCCTCATCAGCCTGAACAAGAAGTGGTACGAGACCGACAGCTACAAGGACGTCCGCGAGATCGACATCCTCGAGGACAAGAAGGGGGAGGACCCCACCCGGCGGCTCCAGCGCAAGGACCTGATGCGCATGGTGACCAAGGGGCTCAACCGCAACGAGCGCCTCATCATCATCCTCTATTATTATGAAGAACTGACGATGAAAGAGATCGGCGCGACGCTCGACCTGAGCGAGTCGCGGGTCTCTCAGATGCACTCGTCGATCATCCAGCGGCTGCAGTCGCAGCTCTCCTTCCGCCGCCCCGAGTTCGGCACCTGA